The following proteins come from a genomic window of Denitromonas sp.:
- a CDS encoding AEC family transporter gives MFIDIASIVFPVFSVIVVGFVYGRRHRPDMLATNQVNMDIFVPALILSALASQSFSFADVKMVAIGGTIIVLGSGLLGLPIARALGYAPRTLLPPLMFKNAGNMGLPLLLLAFGDKALPAAVILFLIENVLHFTISSLWLGNSLKLWRVLREPVFIAGAAGIFVSATSATLWPPVLAAFKVMGDVSAGLMLFALGVRLNTAPFAEWRIGLVGAIATPATGMLLAALFCWIFSLSSAETDVLLLFGALPPAVLNYMFAERYGQEPEKVAAIVIAGNLMALLSVSLALAIRLSS, from the coding sequence ATGTTCATCGACATCGCCAGCATCGTCTTCCCGGTCTTCTCTGTGATCGTGGTGGGCTTCGTCTACGGCCGGCGCCATCGGCCGGACATGCTTGCCACCAACCAGGTGAACATGGACATCTTTGTGCCGGCGCTGATTTTGTCGGCGCTGGCCAGCCAGTCCTTCTCCTTCGCCGACGTAAAGATGGTGGCCATCGGCGGCACGATCATCGTGCTCGGCTCGGGGCTGCTGGGCCTGCCCATTGCGCGCGCGCTGGGCTATGCGCCTCGCACCCTGCTGCCACCGCTGATGTTCAAGAACGCCGGCAACATGGGCCTGCCGCTGCTGTTGCTGGCCTTCGGCGACAAGGCGCTGCCGGCGGCGGTGATCCTGTTCCTGATCGAGAACGTGCTGCACTTCACCATCTCCAGCCTGTGGCTGGGCAACAGCCTCAAGCTGTGGCGGGTGCTGCGCGAGCCGGTCTTCATCGCCGGTGCAGCGGGCATCTTCGTCAGCGCCACCAGCGCCACCCTGTGGCCGCCGGTGCTGGCCGCCTTCAAGGTGATGGGCGATGTGTCCGCCGGGCTGATGCTCTTCGCCCTGGGGGTACGGCTCAATACCGCCCCCTTCGCCGAGTGGCGCATCGGCCTGGTGGGCGCCATCGCCACACCGGCCACCGGCATGCTGCTGGCGGCGCTGTTCTGCTGGATCTTCAGCCTGTCGTCGGCGGAGACGGACGTGCTGCTGCTGTTCGGGGCCCTGCCCCCGGCGGTCCTCAACTACATGTTTGCCGAGCGTTACGGCCAGGAGCCGGAGAAGGTGGCGGCGATCGTGATCGCCGGCAACCTGATGGCGCTGCTGTCCGTCTCGCTCGCCCTGGCGATCCGGCTCTCGTCATGA
- a CDS encoding NAD(P)-dependent oxidoreductase, protein MNDIAFAGLGTMGLPMAHNLLRAGFKVRGIDLNETALTALEAAGGTRAASAAEGARGADALVLMVVNAAQAEAVLFGTDALAAMSPGAIVCLMATCPPGAVARIAERVTEAGCRFIDAPVSGGTAGATAGSLTIIAAGAAEDYARIRPVFEALGQRLFHVGERAGQGATVKTVNQLLCGVHIAVVAEAFALAAKVGVDLDILLEIMGGSSAASWMLKDRGPRMLQNDPEVSSAVDIFVKDLGIVLEAGREAQAALPIAAVAHQLFLATSGRGEGRADDSQVIRSYHALNGTR, encoded by the coding sequence ATGAATGACATCGCTTTCGCCGGCCTCGGCACCATGGGGCTCCCGATGGCCCACAACCTTCTCCGCGCCGGGTTCAAGGTGCGCGGCATCGACCTCAACGAGACCGCCCTGACCGCGCTCGAAGCAGCCGGCGGCACGCGCGCGGCCAGCGCCGCCGAGGGCGCCCGGGGCGCGGACGCACTGGTCCTGATGGTGGTGAACGCCGCGCAGGCCGAAGCCGTTCTCTTCGGCACCGACGCCCTGGCGGCGATGTCGCCGGGCGCGATCGTGTGCCTGATGGCCACCTGCCCGCCGGGCGCGGTCGCGCGCATCGCCGAGCGGGTGACCGAGGCGGGCTGCCGCTTCATCGACGCCCCGGTCTCCGGCGGCACCGCCGGCGCCACCGCCGGCTCACTCACCATCATAGCCGCCGGGGCCGCCGAGGATTACGCGCGCATCCGCCCGGTGTTCGAGGCCCTCGGCCAGCGCCTCTTCCATGTCGGCGAACGGGCCGGCCAAGGCGCCACGGTGAAGACCGTCAACCAGCTGCTGTGCGGCGTGCACATCGCCGTGGTCGCCGAGGCCTTTGCCCTGGCCGCCAAGGTCGGCGTCGATCTGGACATCCTGCTCGAAATCATGGGCGGCTCGTCCGCCGCCAGCTGGATGCTCAAGGACCGCGGTCCGCGCATGCTTCAGAACGACCCCGAGGTCAGCAGCGCGGTGGACATCTTCGTCAAGGACCTCGGTATCGTGCTCGAGGCCGGCCGCGAAGCCCAGGCCGCCCTTCCGATCGCAGCCGTCGCCCACCAGCTGTTCCTGGCCACCTCGGGCCGCGGCGAAGGTCGCGCCGACGACAGCCAGGTGATCCGCAGCTACCACGCCCTCAACGGCACCCGATGA
- a CDS encoding TRAP transporter large permease → MMILVFGALLALALPVGYALIVSSGLAAITVGGMPSVAAVVKIFQPTQSFPLLAIPFFMLSGSLMMGGELGRRLINFATLLVGRFHGGLGQLTVVGSTVFGGVSGSAVAEASALGSMLIPWQKREGYPGAFAAAATASSSVIAGLIPPSIPLILYAAVSNESIASLFLAGVVPGLLLCGGFMLTCYLSGRLRGFKRLAQTVTLRDILRATLTATPALAMPAFIVVLLRAGIATPTEVSVLAVFYGLMVGLFVYRDLTWRRFYDALVHTSITTGVVMLVIAASNLVGFVLTVESVPTAVANWALITLESPILIILMMNIIMIVVGMFLDLPAAILLLGPTFVAIGNAIGLDLIQLGIMMAVNLSLGLFTPPVGTTLFIAAAISQERVGAIAKELWPFYLVALIVLGLVSYVPATILY, encoded by the coding sequence ATGATGATCCTTGTTTTCGGCGCCTTGCTGGCGCTGGCCCTGCCAGTCGGCTACGCGCTGATCGTCAGCTCCGGCCTTGCAGCCATCACCGTCGGCGGCATGCCGAGTGTGGCCGCCGTGGTCAAGATCTTCCAGCCCACGCAGAGCTTCCCGCTGCTGGCCATCCCCTTTTTCATGCTCTCGGGCAGCCTGATGATGGGCGGTGAACTGGGCCGCCGGCTGATCAACTTCGCCACATTGCTGGTCGGCCGCTTCCACGGCGGTCTGGGGCAGCTGACGGTGGTCGGCTCCACCGTGTTCGGTGGCGTGTCGGGCTCCGCCGTGGCCGAGGCCTCGGCGCTTGGCTCCATGCTCATTCCCTGGCAGAAGCGTGAGGGCTATCCGGGGGCCTTCGCCGCTGCGGCGACCGCATCGTCCTCCGTCATCGCCGGGCTGATCCCGCCATCGATCCCCCTCATTCTGTACGCCGCGGTGTCCAACGAATCCATCGCCTCGCTCTTTCTCGCAGGGGTCGTGCCCGGCCTGCTGCTGTGCGGCGGCTTCATGCTGACCTGCTACCTGTCGGGGCGCCTGCGCGGCTTCAAGCGTCTGGCCCAGACGGTCACGCTGCGCGACATCCTGCGCGCCACACTCACCGCCACGCCCGCCCTGGCCATGCCCGCGTTCATCGTGGTCCTGCTCCGCGCCGGCATCGCCACCCCCACCGAAGTGAGCGTGCTGGCCGTGTTCTATGGCCTGATGGTGGGCCTGTTCGTGTATCGCGACCTGACCTGGCGGCGGTTCTACGATGCACTGGTCCACACCTCGATCACCACCGGCGTGGTCATGCTGGTGATTGCAGCGTCCAACCTGGTCGGCTTCGTACTCACGGTCGAGTCAGTACCCACCGCGGTCGCCAACTGGGCGCTCATCACACTCGAGTCGCCGATCCTGATCATTCTGATGATGAATATCATCATGATCGTGGTTGGCATGTTCCTCGACCTGCCCGCGGCCATTCTCCTACTGGGCCCGACCTTCGTCGCCATCGGCAACGCCATCGGTCTCGACCTGATCCAGCTGGGCATCATGATGGCGGTGAATCTCAGCCTCGGGCTGTTCACCCCGCCGGTAGGCACCACGCTATTCATCGCCGCGGCGATCTCGCAGGAGCGCGTCGGCGCCATCGCCAAGGAACTGTGGCCCTTCTACCTGGTGGCGCTCATCGTCCTTGGCCTGGTCTCCTACGTACCCGCCACCATCCTCTACTGA
- a CDS encoding TRAP transporter small permease: MDTTHTPLTAAPDSPAVQVVRWVDNTIVGISTVLAIGSLAVMFVSLMAEVIVRYLTNQGMGWPTEMPNILFPWLVMGGIVMAAQRGQHIAVTALNGMLGKGGNRILLVSHQILIAATFFYLAWVGLDVIEITGSEAYPVTGISAQWAYLAMIFGFVGLGITALTTLVRVLQSPDPLSVRVHHIEEDL, translated from the coding sequence ATGGACACCACCCACACGCCGCTGACGGCAGCGCCCGACAGCCCTGCAGTTCAGGTGGTGCGGTGGGTGGACAACACGATCGTGGGCATCAGCACGGTGCTCGCGATCGGCTCTCTGGCCGTCATGTTCGTCTCGCTGATGGCCGAGGTGATTGTCCGCTACCTCACCAATCAGGGCATGGGCTGGCCAACCGAGATGCCCAACATCCTCTTTCCCTGGCTCGTCATGGGCGGGATTGTCATGGCGGCGCAACGCGGCCAGCACATCGCCGTGACCGCTCTGAACGGCATGCTCGGCAAGGGCGGCAACCGGATCCTGCTGGTCTCCCACCAGATTCTCATTGCCGCGACCTTCTTCTACCTCGCCTGGGTCGGTCTGGACGTGATCGAAATCACCGGCAGCGAGGCTTACCCGGTCACCGGCATCTCGGCTCAGTGGGCCTATCTGGCGATGATCTTCGGCTTCGTCGGCCTCGGCATCACCGCACTGACCACCCTCGTGCGCGTGCTGCAATCCCCCGATCCGCTCTCGGTTCGTGTCCATCACATCGAGGAGGACCTATGA
- a CDS encoding TRAP transporter substrate-binding protein — translation MTSSAAWSQTVLRLSHNAAPGNPKAEASLKFAELVAQKTGGRVKVEVGGSAQFGDDAESLTNMRLGTMAFSANSQGTTSNIVPEFGLLGLPFLFRDLEHAYKVVDGPVGEKLGEYADKKGLVLLALWDNGIRQVSNNTRPITKPQDLAGIKLRTPPDPMTLSIFKSLGANPAPLAFSELYIALQQGVFDGQENPLMNIYSSKLFEVQKYISLTGHKYEATPLLASKMIFGTLSKDDQKAVREAAIEAGKLNRDMSLAADADLRKKLADAGVQFNAVDQAPFVAQTKPVYDEWAAKFPDMVKLIVSEAAK, via the coding sequence ATGACCTCCTCCGCTGCGTGGTCGCAGACCGTCCTGCGCCTGTCGCACAATGCCGCCCCCGGCAACCCCAAGGCCGAAGCCTCGCTCAAGTTTGCCGAGCTGGTGGCGCAGAAAACCGGCGGCCGGGTGAAGGTCGAGGTGGGTGGCAGCGCGCAGTTCGGTGACGACGCCGAATCCCTCACCAACATGCGCCTGGGCACCATGGCCTTCAGCGCCAACTCCCAGGGCACCACGTCGAACATCGTGCCGGAGTTCGGCCTGCTCGGTCTGCCCTTCCTGTTTCGCGACCTGGAGCATGCCTACAAAGTGGTCGATGGGCCGGTGGGAGAGAAGCTCGGCGAGTACGCCGACAAGAAAGGCCTGGTATTGCTGGCCCTTTGGGACAACGGCATCCGCCAGGTAAGCAACAACACGCGACCGATCACCAAGCCGCAGGACCTCGCCGGCATCAAGCTGCGCACGCCGCCCGACCCCATGACCTTGTCCATCTTCAAGTCGCTGGGCGCCAACCCGGCCCCGCTGGCATTCTCCGAGCTGTACATCGCCCTCCAGCAAGGCGTGTTCGACGGCCAGGAAAACCCGCTGATGAACATCTATTCCTCCAAGCTCTTCGAGGTGCAGAAGTACATCTCCCTGACCGGCCACAAGTACGAGGCGACGCCGCTGCTCGCCAGCAAGATGATCTTCGGCACCCTGTCCAAGGACGACCAGAAGGCGGTACGCGAAGCGGCGATCGAGGCCGGTAAGCTGAACCGGGACATGTCCCTGGCAGCCGATGCCGACCTGCGCAAGAAGCTGGCCGACGCGGGCGTCCAGTTCAACGCGGTGGATCAGGCCCCGTTCGTCGCCCAGACCAAGCCAGTCTATGACGAATGGGCCGCCAAGTTCCCGGACATGGTCAAGCTGATCGTCAGCGAGGCAGCCAAGTAA
- a CDS encoding SDR family NAD(P)-dependent oxidoreductase: protein MTQPLLLQDKVAIVTGGAGRNGLGYASARMMAAHGARVAILDLEQADPAAAAAELGPQHIGLVADVTNKASCVAAAGEVLKRLGRIDVLLNNAGITQPIKTLDITGANYDAVLDVNLRGTLYMSQAAIPAMREQKSGAIVCISSVSAQRGGGILGGPHYSAAKAGVLGLAKAMAREFGADNIRVNCITPGLIATDINKGKIPEDKRAAILDSIPLGCIGEPNDVAGCVVFLASDLSKYCTGITVDVNGGMLIHG, encoded by the coding sequence ATGACTCAACCCCTGCTTCTCCAGGACAAGGTCGCCATCGTCACCGGCGGCGCCGGCCGCAACGGCCTGGGCTACGCTTCGGCCAGGATGATGGCCGCCCACGGCGCCCGTGTCGCGATTCTCGACCTCGAACAGGCCGACCCGGCCGCTGCTGCCGCCGAACTGGGCCCGCAACACATCGGCCTGGTGGCCGACGTGACCAACAAGGCCTCGTGCGTGGCCGCCGCCGGCGAGGTGCTCAAACGCCTGGGCCGCATCGACGTCCTGCTCAACAACGCCGGCATCACCCAACCGATCAAGACCCTCGACATCACCGGTGCCAACTACGATGCGGTGCTCGATGTGAATCTGCGCGGCACGCTGTACATGTCGCAGGCGGCCATCCCGGCCATGCGCGAGCAGAAATCGGGCGCGATCGTGTGCATCTCGTCAGTCTCCGCCCAGCGCGGCGGCGGCATTCTCGGCGGCCCGCACTACTCGGCCGCCAAGGCCGGCGTGCTCGGCCTGGCCAAGGCCATGGCGCGCGAGTTCGGTGCCGACAACATCCGCGTCAACTGCATCACCCCGGGCCTGATCGCCACCGACATCAACAAGGGCAAGATCCCCGAGGACAAGCGCGCCGCCATCCTCGACTCGATCCCGCTGGGCTGCATCGGCGAGCCCAATGACGTGGCCGGTTGCGTGGTGTTCCTCGCCAGCGACCTGTCCAAGTACTGCACCGGCATCACCGTCGACGTCAATGGCGGCATGTTGATTCACGGCTGA
- a CDS encoding transketolase family protein codes for MSTATAKKPRLTTSAMIASIASEGQRTIAAPFGKALVTLAEQRPEIVGLTADLAKYTDLHLFGQAFPERFFQMGMAEQLLMAAAGGMAKEGFMPFATTYAVFGTRRAFDFVHQVIAEENLNVKLCCALPGLTTGYGPSHQAAEDLALVRAIPGMTVIDPCDALDIEQAVPAIAAHNGPVYMRLLRGNVPLVLDEYDYKFELGKAKLLRGGNDVLLIASGIMTMRSLEVASALAADQVDVAVLHVPTIKPLDTATILAEASRSGRLVVVAENHTTVGGLGEAVATALLTAGVSPQFRQIALPDAFLDAGALPTLHDRYGISTDAMAKTIKTWLA; via the coding sequence ATGAGCACCGCCACCGCCAAGAAACCCCGCCTGACCACCTCGGCGATGATCGCCTCGATCGCCTCCGAAGGGCAGCGCACGATCGCCGCCCCCTTCGGCAAGGCCCTCGTCACACTGGCCGAGCAACGCCCCGAGATCGTCGGGCTGACCGCCGACCTGGCCAAGTACACCGACCTGCATCTGTTCGGCCAGGCCTTCCCCGAGCGCTTCTTCCAGATGGGCATGGCCGAGCAGCTGCTGATGGCCGCCGCCGGCGGCATGGCCAAGGAAGGCTTCATGCCCTTCGCCACCACCTACGCGGTATTCGGCACCCGGCGCGCCTTCGACTTCGTACATCAGGTGATCGCTGAGGAGAACCTCAACGTCAAGCTGTGCTGCGCGCTGCCGGGCCTGACCACCGGCTACGGCCCGAGCCACCAGGCCGCGGAAGACCTGGCGCTGGTGCGCGCCATTCCGGGCATGACGGTGATCGACCCGTGCGATGCGCTCGACATCGAGCAGGCTGTGCCGGCCATCGCGGCCCACAACGGCCCGGTCTACATGCGTCTGCTGCGCGGCAACGTGCCGCTGGTGCTCGATGAGTACGACTACAAGTTCGAGCTGGGCAAGGCCAAACTGCTGCGCGGCGGCAACGATGTGCTGCTGATCGCCTCCGGCATCATGACCATGCGCTCGCTCGAGGTTGCCAGCGCGCTCGCCGCCGACCAGGTGGACGTGGCGGTGCTGCATGTGCCCACCATCAAGCCGCTGGACACCGCCACCATCCTCGCCGAAGCGAGCCGCTCGGGCCGGCTGGTGGTCGTCGCCGAGAACCACACCACCGTGGGCGGCCTGGGCGAAGCGGTAGCCACCGCACTGCTGACCGCCGGCGTGAGCCCGCAGTTCCGCCAGATCGCCCTGCCCGACGCCTTCCTCGACGCCGGCGCGCTGCCCACCCTGCACGACCGTTACGGCATCTCGACCGATGCCATGGCCAAGACCATCAAGACGTGGCTGGCCTGA
- a CDS encoding transketolase has product MNTPSDTGLQTKLAEHAYRIRRFALQMGEVQGQGYVGQALGYADVFAVAYCHAMSFRPDDPEWEGRDRFLLSHGHYAIAFYAALIEAGIIPEDELDTYGSDDSRLPMSGMATYTPGMEISGGSLGQGLPIAVGMALGLRLKGNPAFVYNSMSDGELDEGSTWEAAMGAAHHGLGNLICLVDINNQQADGPSSKVMGFEPLADKWASFGWHVQRVDGNDLPAVITAFDTARALTEAKPRVILFDTLMGKGVPFLEAREKNHFIRVDPPEWQQALDILDQAQGAAR; this is encoded by the coding sequence ATGAATACACCCAGCGACACCGGCCTGCAGACCAAGCTCGCCGAACACGCTTACCGCATCCGCCGCTTTGCGCTGCAGATGGGCGAGGTACAGGGCCAGGGCTATGTGGGCCAGGCCCTGGGCTACGCCGATGTATTCGCCGTGGCCTACTGCCATGCCATGAGCTTTCGCCCGGACGACCCGGAATGGGAAGGGCGCGACCGCTTCCTGCTCTCTCATGGCCACTACGCCATCGCCTTCTATGCGGCCCTGATCGAGGCCGGCATCATCCCCGAAGACGAGCTGGACACCTACGGCTCCGACGACAGCCGCCTGCCGATGTCCGGCATGGCGACCTACACCCCGGGCATGGAAATCTCGGGCGGGTCGCTCGGCCAGGGCCTGCCGATCGCCGTGGGCATGGCGCTGGGCCTGCGTCTCAAGGGCAACCCGGCCTTTGTCTACAACTCCATGTCCGACGGCGAGTTGGACGAAGGCTCGACCTGGGAAGCGGCCATGGGCGCCGCCCACCACGGCCTGGGCAACCTGATCTGCCTGGTGGACATCAACAACCAACAGGCCGACGGCCCCTCCAGCAAGGTGATGGGCTTCGAGCCGCTGGCCGACAAGTGGGCGTCCTTCGGCTGGCATGTGCAGCGGGTGGACGGCAACGACCTGCCCGCCGTCATCACCGCCTTCGATACCGCCCGCGCGCTGACCGAGGCCAAGCCGCGCGTCATCCTCTTCGACACCCTCATGGGCAAGGGCGTGCCCTTCCTCGAAGCGCGCGAGAAGAACCACTTCATCCGCGTCGATCCGCCCGAGTGGCAGCAGGCCCTCGACATTCTCGACCAAGCGCAGGGAGCCGCCCGATGA
- the gcvA gene encoding transcriptional regulator GcvA codes for MHNRISLKAIQAFEAAARFESFALAADDLFVTPSAISHQVKLLEELVGVRLFHRVHRAVVLTDAGRKYAEEISAAFARIEAATRNVASAEKSDILSIHCTPSFATQWLMPRLARYSALQPDVDVRLNASVSPVDLMQEEFDVDIRYGMRQLQPAGTLVLPLPPETIVPLCAPSLITEERPLDSMEDLGHHMLIHSVRCLVTWRDWMRQHRKVRLDISRGLRFDRSFMSISAAVDGLGVCLDSLLLVERELESGRLVAPFGREGLQVQAYTFNVLKSKVDLPKIRSFQHWLFSELADGGANART; via the coding sequence ATGCACAATCGCATCTCCCTGAAGGCCATCCAGGCTTTTGAAGCCGCAGCGCGCTTTGAATCCTTCGCGCTTGCAGCAGACGACCTGTTCGTGACACCGTCCGCCATCAGCCATCAGGTGAAGCTGCTGGAGGAGTTGGTTGGGGTGCGTCTGTTCCATCGGGTGCACCGGGCAGTGGTGCTCACCGATGCCGGCCGCAAGTACGCCGAAGAGATCTCGGCCGCCTTCGCCCGCATCGAGGCGGCAACCCGCAATGTGGCGAGCGCGGAGAAGAGCGACATCCTCTCCATCCATTGCACGCCGAGCTTCGCCACCCAGTGGCTGATGCCGCGACTGGCGCGCTACAGTGCGCTCCAGCCGGACGTGGATGTGCGGCTCAACGCATCGGTGTCACCGGTGGACCTGATGCAGGAGGAGTTCGACGTTGACATCCGCTACGGCATGCGCCAGTTGCAGCCCGCAGGCACGCTGGTGCTGCCGCTGCCGCCCGAGACCATCGTGCCCTTGTGCGCACCCAGTCTCATCACCGAGGAGCGGCCGCTCGATTCCATGGAAGACCTGGGTCATCACATGCTCATACACAGCGTGCGGTGCCTGGTGACCTGGCGCGACTGGATGCGCCAGCATCGCAAGGTGAGGCTCGATATCTCGCGCGGGCTGCGCTTTGACCGCTCGTTCATGTCCATCAGTGCGGCGGTGGACGGGCTCGGGGTGTGTCTGGACAGCCTGCTGCTAGTCGAACGTGAGCTGGAGAGCGGGCGGCTCGTCGCGCCCTTCGGTCGCGAAGGCTTGCAGGTGCAGGCCTATACCTTCAACGTGCTCAAATCGAAGGTCGATCTGCCGAAGATCCGGAGCTTCCAGCACTGGCTCTTCAGCGAGCTCGCCGACGGCGGGGCAAACGCCCGTACTTAG